The Musa acuminata AAA Group cultivar baxijiao chromosome BXJ2-2, Cavendish_Baxijiao_AAA, whole genome shotgun sequence genome contains the following window.
aaattaaaaatatcactACTTAAACATGATTTCCTTATAAACCATCTCacataaattatgaaaaatatacattattttatctCTCCTCtttataatcaatataaaatatCAGGTACCTAAAAAGAATCCAATAGTACAAAAAGTATTCTTTATATCTTGCTATCCCATACCAAAATCCgtaaatacatgagatatttatagaataaACAAATCCTAATTATTAAGTTTCCTTTTTTCACATAAATTTTTTCTTGTATTATGATTTCTTATCCCATTTGAATACTAATTTCAGGAATTCTAAAATATATACCGATCCCAATAATCTCTCACGTATTTTTGTTTACTTTTGTATCTCCTAAagggaaaataattttgattcatatttcatcaaattttcataactTATCCTTATTAAATCTTTGGCCAATCGATTTTTTAGGCTATGATACCACTTTGTTGGGAGGGAGAAAATTTATCAAAACTAAAAGATAATACTCATAGATATCAAAATCATATCAAAAATTTAACCAAGATTAACATTCGATAAAtctcattttatcaaaaaaaatatttttttaaatatataaaatcaatTATAAGACTTTTGAGTTATCCTAACTCGAGTACAATCTACCTTATTCACCTCTCACATAAACATAAAATCTCTCTCAACTGTTTCTTAAAACTCCTAAGATCATTGTTATGAGCATCTTCTCAAGTGATTTAtctttttctaaataaaaatattgagactcagtatatatttataaaaataattttaatttatttttaaaaaaattaatataattaaaattttatacattAATTTAAATATAGTTAGGACACCTACCAACCTGAGCACTTCAACGCATGACTTGCTGCATGCAAGCAAACATAtgtaagtgagagagagagagagatgtgcacGAAGCAAAGTGATTTGAGACTGTTTAAGAGTTCATAAGAATTATGAGCTGCTGCATGAAAGCAGAATAAGAGATTATATTGAGTTGGTGCATGGAATCAAAATGCATGTTACAGGTCTTCCTTGCTGCACGATAGCAAACATATGTTTCGAGTCTTCCTAAAGCGAGGAAAGATGAGCATGAAAGCAAATAAGAGATTGTGCATCATCTACCACAAGATACATGAGTTGCTTCATGAAAGCAAAACAAACATGACTTTTTGCATGAAGCAAATTGATTTAAGACTCCCAGGCAGATGACTTGCTACATAAAACCAAACATATACATATCACCAGATCTTTGCCTTGTGATATGACTTGCTGATTTAAAGGCTCCAAGGGACATGACTTGCTGATTCCCAAGGTGAAGAGATATATGAGGTACATGAGAGCAAGTTGATTGAGACCACAGAAGAGCTCTCAAATCATTATAGATCAATTCAAATTTTTTAGAGGCGTTTCTTCTTATCTCGAGGATTATTTATGCTTCTACTTAGAGACAAATACTGCACCGTTCTTTGTCTCTCCTGCCGGACCGGCCACATCAGATCTGTCTCTTGCCATTTCACTTCTTTGGATACTAGTGTTGCTCTCGCGCTACCTCCGATCTCTGCACAGATCGGACAAAAGAATCTTTCCTCCACAAATTATTATCGCAGCATGGAATCATTTGCACTGTCAAGTGGACATTTAGAAGATTAAATGCAGGTTAAATGTAACCCCGGCTTCAACCTCGGTAACTCCTCATTAATGACTGCCTCAATCTgcacttcctctctctctctctctagtataAATGCCGGAGTGAGGCTATGGAAGAGGTCGAGCAAGAGCAGTCGGAGTGACAGTTCCATGGATCACAACCCACTGCTTCTCGACGGTGCCGGAGGCGCCTCCGACGAGACCGGCCGAGAAGAGAGGAAGCCTGGAGGATGGAAGTCGATGCCGTTCATCATAGGCACGTACCGGAACTCTTCTTCCTCACTTCTTTCTCCTTGCGTGCCATGTGCGTGTGCGTGAAATTAAACTTTCATGCCGCCAGGGAACGAGGCGTTCGAGCGGGTGGCGACCTACGGCCTGACGGCCAACTTCATGGTGTACCTGGTGGAGCAGTACGGCATGAGGCAGATGGCGGCCGCAAACTTGTGCAACATCTTCTCCGGCACCAGCAACGCCGCGCCGCTCCTCGGCGCCTTCGTCTCCGACGCCTACTGGGGCCGGTTCCGCACCCTCGCCTACGCCTCGGTGACCACCTTCCTGGTGCATGCCTCCTCccctctcccttctcctcctccaatcCTTCACTGATTACTGAACATTACGAGCTGCATCGACCATGAACGCGAGAATGCAGCAGACTTGAGATGAATTCATCCGCAATGCAATAAACTGAATCACTTGGATCGGCATTCTCTCCATGAACGCATCTCTCTCTCGTTTCCTTGGATAGGGAGATCCAATGAACCGTGCACCGGACATTGCCCGCGGTGTCCTTGTTCGGGAGTTTGAACCTCTGGACCACAATTATTGAATGCCCTCAATTACAGGGTAATGACTAGTACTCAGTATTTATGAAGTGGTAGGACTCATCTGCTACAGATCTATTCTTCGGTTCGAACTTATTTACCTTCTGTTAGATTCTTGTCCCCTTCATTAACGATCTTAAGATCTTTTCTACAATGCCACATGTTTCACGTCCAAAGCCCGTCGGTACAGGAGCAACATTAATGTATAGATATTTATTTGGGCCCGAAAAATTGTTGCCGGTGACTGTGGATAATAAATATCATCTTTTAATAATTAATAGACGTTTTTATGGGAATAAATttaaaagtaataaaaaattaaggtTTTCTTTGaggaatttatttatttattttattatttttgagaATAAATAATTATTGGAAATTTTTgctgataatattttttctttcgaCAGCAATGGGATTTGTGTTCGACAAAAAGTAGCGAATAATAATTAAGAAGTATTTCGGTGATTTAGATATGGAATCTTATTTGATTGATCCGATGATTGCTGCAGGGAATGGTAGTGCTGACTTTGACGGCAGCAGTTCCTAAACTCCGGCCACCGGTAGATGAGGAATCCGGGAAACCCTTGGGTCCCTCCGGCGCCCATTTGGCCATACTATTCTTGTCCCTGGCACTCCTAGTCCTCGGCGCCGGCGGCGTTCGCCCCTGCAGCCTACCTTTCGGCGTCGACCAATTTGATCGTAGCACAGAGCAAGGGCGGCGCGGCCTCAACAGTTTTTTCAACTGGTACTACTCCATCTCGACCGGCGCAACGGTGGTGGCCATGACAGCCGTCGTCTACATCCAAGACAGTGTCAGCTGGCCGCTGGGGTTTGGCATCCCAACGGCGCTGATGCTCCTcgccatcatcttcttcttcgccGGGATCAGGCTTTACGTGTTCGTGCCGCCGGAGGGCAGTGTCTTCTCCGGCGTCGTGCAGGTCCTCGTCGCCGCGTTCAGAAAGCGCGAGCTTCGATTGCCTGCACCAAACGATGCGGCGGAACAGGAGACGCTGTTGTACAGCAACCATGCTAGGAAGAGCACCGTGGTGATGAAGCTTCCCCTGACACATCAGTTCAGGTAGAAAGCCCCCTTCTGAACATGCAATGGAAACGGCGTTCTCCATTAGATGCGATCGGTTGGTACTTCTTTGCAGGTTCTTGAACAAGGCTGCTATAGTATGTGAGGGCGACGTGAAGGAAGACGGTCGCTCTGCAGATCCCTGGAAACTGTGCAGTGTGcagcagatcgaggaggtgaaatgCCTGATGCGCATCGTGCCCATCTGGGCCTCCGGCATCATCTGCTTCGTCGCCCTGACACAACAGTGGACTCTGGCGGCTCTCCAGTCCATGAAAATGGACCGCCATCTCGGCCCGAGCTTTCAGATCCCTCCTGGCTCCCTGGGCATCATCTGCTTGATGGCCATAGTCCTCTTCATCCCTGTCTACGACCAAATCCTCGTTCCCATGGCCACGAGCATCACCGGGGTCGAGGGCGGGATCACACTCCTACAGAGGCAAGGCGCCGGGATGGCCATCGCCATACTGTCCATGGTGGTGGCCGGTTtagtggagaagaagaggagggactcAGCTCTAGCCCACGGCGGCGCGGACGGGAGCTCCCCCCTCTCGGCGATGTGGCTCGCGCCGCAACTCTGCCTGATGGGCGTAGCCGAGGCCTTCAACGCGGTCGGGCAGGTGGAGTTCTACAACCGGCAGTTCCCGGAGCACATGCAGACGTTGGCAGGGTCGCTCTTCCACTGCAGCCTGGCGGGTGCGAGCTACCTGAGCTCCTTTCTCATCGCCTTCGTCCAAAAGAGAACCGGAGGGCCAGGCCGAGCCAGTTGGCTGGACGACGACATCAACGTCGGCAAGGTAGACTACTACTACTACCTGATCGCCGCCTTGGGAGTAGGCAATCTGCTATATTTCATGGTCTGCGCGCATCTCTACCGCTACAAGGGCACTCCAGAGCCGGAAGATGGATGCAAGGACATTAAAGGAAGCTTGCAATCTGCAGCATAAGCTACAAATACAAGAGGAGAATAAGAAGATAGTAGTTGTTGTTAGAGAACACCATGCTGCCAAAAGGTTGTAACTCGTTGCAGTAGTCGCACGCACGAGCAATGTGATGACAAGCTTTGATTTGGATATGattctatatatataattatagtctaatatatatatatatattatttcaatcatctaaATAAAATAGTTACACATTTTAAAGCAATAATGACaagttttctttcttcttttcttttccaataagattatatatatatatatatatatgttttgtttataaaatataattttataatgaccGTCAACTGAAATAGAACAAGAACAATAAGACCACGTGAATGTCACGTGACATAGACAGGCTTTTCATTTCCCGCCTCTTCTCTCATCGAACCCTCGGTTTTTCgatctttctttccttttcttggaGGACGAAATGGGAAGCTTCGAGCCAAGCGAGAGGAAAGAAGTGGCAGAGACGGCGACGTCGAGAGGGTAGACGCGATCGGTTTGGCTGCGACGGCGGACGAGGAGCGATGGGGATCCAAGGGCTGCTTCCCTTGCTCAAGTC
Protein-coding sequences here:
- the LOC135605781 gene encoding protein NRT1/ PTR FAMILY 2.13-like encodes the protein MDHNPLLLDGAGGASDETGREERKPGGWKSMPFIIGNEAFERVATYGLTANFMVYLVEQYGMRQMAAANLCNIFSGTSNAAPLLGAFVSDAYWGRFRTLAYASVTTFLGMVVLTLTAAVPKLRPPVDEESGKPLGPSGAHLAILFLSLALLVLGAGGVRPCSLPFGVDQFDRSTEQGRRGLNSFFNWYYSISTGATVVAMTAVVYIQDSVSWPLGFGIPTALMLLAIIFFFAGIRLYVFVPPEGSVFSGVVQVLVAAFRKRELRLPAPNDAAEQETLLYSNHARKSTVVMKLPLTHQFRFLNKAAIVCEGDVKEDGRSADPWKLCSVQQIEEVKCLMRIVPIWASGIICFVALTQQWTLAALQSMKMDRHLGPSFQIPPGSLGIICLMAIVLFIPVYDQILVPMATSITGVEGGITLLQRQGAGMAIAILSMVVAGLVEKKRRDSALAHGGADGSSPLSAMWLAPQLCLMGVAEAFNAVGQVEFYNRQFPEHMQTLAGSLFHCSLAGASYLSSFLIAFVQKRTGGPGRASWLDDDINVGKVDYYYYLIAALGVGNLLYFMVCAHLYRYKGTPEPEDGCKDIKGSLQSAA